One region of Termitidicoccus mucosus genomic DNA includes:
- a CDS encoding MGH1-like glycoside hydrolase domain-containing protein, translated as MKHRLLIAMLMVQFPLHINTAGAGAIIPDSVVSNYVETFNARDTELYPQSITNSAAAAFLLENCPRFLCPDPDVERTYYFRWWTFRKHIRKTAAGGHVITEFLAPVPHAGPENIISCPVGHQFREGRWLRDPRYLDDYARFWLAGVAEEKFLRRYSVWLADSLLQQARATGSDALVRELLPKLVHNFREWEKIRRDPNGLFWQRDLFDGMEESSAFAEFGGKDHDSDNHYRATINSYMAADALAIASLAKRAGDAATAAEFEKTAAEILALRDEKLWDENTRFYKVAFRGKTPPSSSSALRLNTDRELHGYTPWYFDNAMPEPARDDAWLQLADWDGFRAPFGPTTCEQRGKYFLLAYSGRRFCQWNGPSWPFATAQTLTALANVINDPRRSAGFSARDSADRNVRAPVSAAAADFAELKTIWLDTFLTYARSHKLRLDDGTLVPWIDENLNPLNGDWLSRARFKVYNKGQWRQPEQHSKDYNHSTFCDLVITMLAGLRPAEGDMLTVNPIIPEDWDWFCLENVRYHGRDLTIIYDKTGEKFHRGAGLRVYINGAQAGAAARIGTPLQVDL; from the coding sequence ATGAAACACCGCCTCCTGATCGCCATGCTCATGGTGCAATTCCCGTTGCATATTAACACCGCTGGCGCCGGCGCCATCATCCCCGATTCCGTTGTTTCCAATTATGTGGAAACCTTCAACGCGCGCGACACCGAGCTGTATCCACAATCCATTACAAACTCCGCCGCCGCCGCCTTCCTCCTCGAAAACTGCCCGCGCTTCCTCTGCCCCGACCCCGATGTCGAGCGCACGTATTATTTCCGCTGGTGGACGTTCAGAAAACACATCCGCAAAACCGCCGCCGGCGGCCACGTCATCACCGAGTTCCTCGCGCCCGTGCCGCACGCCGGGCCGGAAAACATCATCAGCTGCCCCGTCGGCCACCAGTTCCGCGAAGGCCGCTGGCTGCGCGACCCGCGCTACCTCGACGACTACGCGCGCTTCTGGCTCGCCGGCGTCGCCGAGGAAAAATTCCTCCGCCGCTACTCCGTCTGGCTCGCCGACTCGCTCCTCCAGCAGGCGCGCGCCACCGGCTCCGACGCCCTCGTCCGCGAACTCCTCCCCAAGCTCGTCCACAACTTCCGCGAGTGGGAAAAAATCCGCCGCGATCCCAACGGTCTTTTCTGGCAGCGCGACCTCTTCGACGGCATGGAGGAATCGTCCGCCTTCGCCGAGTTTGGCGGGAAGGACCACGACTCCGACAATCACTACCGCGCCACCATCAACTCCTACATGGCGGCCGACGCCCTGGCCATCGCCTCCCTCGCCAAACGCGCCGGCGACGCCGCCACCGCCGCCGAATTTGAAAAGACCGCCGCCGAAATCCTTGCGCTGCGCGACGAAAAACTCTGGGACGAAAATACCCGCTTCTACAAAGTCGCCTTTCGCGGGAAAACCCCGCCGTCTTCCTCCTCCGCCCTCCGTCTCAACACCGACCGCGAGCTCCACGGCTACACGCCCTGGTATTTCGACAACGCCATGCCGGAGCCGGCGCGCGATGACGCCTGGCTCCAGCTTGCCGATTGGGACGGATTTCGCGCCCCCTTCGGTCCGACCACCTGCGAGCAGCGCGGAAAATATTTCCTCCTCGCCTATTCCGGCCGCCGCTTCTGCCAGTGGAACGGTCCCTCCTGGCCCTTTGCCACCGCGCAAACCCTCACCGCGCTCGCCAACGTGATCAACGATCCGCGAAGGAGCGCGGGCTTTTCAGCCCGCGATTCCGCGGACAGGAATGTCCGCGCTCCTGTTTCCGCCGCTGCCGCCGACTTCGCAGAGCTGAAAACAATCTGGCTCGACACCTTCCTTACCTACGCCCGCTCGCACAAACTCCGCCTCGACGACGGCACGCTCGTCCCTTGGATAGACGAAAACCTCAACCCCCTCAACGGTGACTGGCTCTCCCGCGCGCGTTTCAAAGTATATAACAAAGGCCAGTGGCGCCAGCCCGAGCAGCACAGCAAGGACTACAACCACTCCACCTTTTGCGATCTCGTCATCACCATGCTCGCCGGTCTCCGCCCAGCCGAGGGCGACATGCTCACCGTCAACCCGATCATCCCCGAAGACTGGGATTGGTTCTGCCTCGAAAACGTGCGCTACCACGGCCGCGACCTCACCATCATTTATGACAAGACCGGCGAAAAATTCCACCGCGGCGCGGGCCTGCGCGTGTATATAAACGGTGCGCAAGCCGGTGCCGCCGCCCGAATCGGCACACCGCTCCAAGTGGATTTGTAG
- a CDS encoding sialidase family protein — protein sequence MTTRCLLPAALLFLHAFAMASVIPPSADFPLATVDLSGPAEAAARHVVVARGTTEIYQGHPTTVLLPDGRTIYCVWTIGHGGPCGPMKRSDDGGLTWSDLLPVPENWKTTSNCPAIYRLADPEGKARLVVFAQQKGVMRRAYSEDDGKTWSPMQPAGAGLGPSVMPFTDVKPVDGGRRLLAMTNIRRPGETKEKRSNVLAQSFSTDGGLTWSDYEIVRDLPGLRLCEPEIVRSPDGKQLLCLIREDARHESLFMTSDDEGRTWSKEKKLPRTLWGDRHKASYTPDGRLVVVFRDVGRKTSPTNNHFVAWVGRYDDIVNGKPGLYRVKLIHNHRRGKNFPGRLMDDCGYPGLEVLPDATLVATTYAKYTEGDEGNYVVAVRFKLSETDAALWDFLSQKRAAQKNGAGK from the coding sequence ATGACCACACGCTGCCTCCTCCCCGCCGCCCTCCTTTTTCTCCATGCCTTCGCGATGGCATCCGTCATTCCTCCCTCGGCGGATTTTCCGCTGGCGACGGTGGATCTCTCCGGCCCCGCCGAAGCCGCCGCGCGCCACGTCGTCGTCGCGCGCGGCACGACGGAGATTTACCAGGGCCACCCCACCACCGTGCTGCTGCCCGACGGCAGGACCATCTACTGCGTCTGGACCATCGGCCACGGCGGGCCTTGCGGCCCCATGAAGCGCAGCGACGACGGCGGCCTCACGTGGAGCGACCTCCTCCCCGTGCCGGAAAATTGGAAGACAACGAGCAACTGCCCCGCCATCTACCGCCTCGCCGACCCGGAGGGGAAGGCGCGCCTCGTCGTCTTTGCCCAGCAAAAGGGCGTCATGCGGCGCGCCTACTCCGAGGACGACGGCAAAACGTGGTCGCCCATGCAGCCCGCCGGCGCCGGTCTCGGCCCCTCCGTCATGCCCTTCACCGACGTGAAGCCCGTTGACGGCGGCAGGCGGCTCCTGGCCATGACCAACATCCGTCGCCCCGGCGAGACCAAGGAGAAACGCTCCAACGTCCTCGCGCAAAGTTTCTCCACCGACGGCGGCCTCACCTGGTCCGACTACGAGATCGTCCGCGACCTCCCCGGCCTCCGCCTTTGCGAGCCCGAGATCGTCCGCTCGCCCGACGGCAAACAGCTCCTCTGCCTCATCCGCGAGGACGCCAGGCACGAGTCCCTCTTCATGACCAGCGACGACGAGGGCCGCACCTGGTCGAAGGAGAAAAAACTCCCCCGGACCCTCTGGGGCGACCGCCACAAGGCCAGCTACACGCCCGACGGGCGCCTCGTCGTCGTCTTCCGCGACGTCGGCCGCAAAACCAGCCCCACCAACAACCACTTCGTCGCGTGGGTCGGGCGCTACGACGACATCGTCAACGGCAAACCCGGCCTCTATCGCGTCAAACTCATCCACAATCACCGCCGCGGGAAAAATTTCCCCGGGCGCCTCATGGACGACTGCGGCTACCCCGGCCTCGAAGTCCTCCCCGACGCCACCCTCGTGGCCACCACCTACGCCAAATACACGGAGGGCGACGAGGGCAACTACGTCGTCGCCGTCCGCTTCAAGCTCTCCGAAACCGACGCCGCGCTGTGGGATTTCCTCTCCCAAAAACGAGCCGCCCAAAAAAACGGTGCCGGCAAATAA
- a CDS encoding TonB-dependent receptor plug domain-containing protein, translating into MKHSALPALLLAAMVFSTDCPAQAVSDKSASAGTDDGEIVELNAFEVTASADDRYDALNSNSITSFNAELGKLPISADIFTEAFMEDVLSVSLEQMLRDYSAGAGLGSVAGDPEGGSAFLPMDRAGGDSVSSGVTLRGFGAAAVKQDNFMLPSPIGTGMSNKLGIERVEVINGPQALLYGNGGGGGVINYISKQARFNKRPGSTIRFRINDDGQYSATLEQTLGTRRFALVASVLSEKLGDHRLWIGGPLTGAYMQAAVRLGNHTVIRLTGKYTHFDRLLPAGLTLNLGSAAADARHGLSVRYLMTTGQMDAPTDPAAAAGAGTIANGRIDWENLDSYWGASYSEERTATMVSAIVETKWSKWFSTQLSAGYQDRDSILYGRGGNLFAPESVASGNPSNLDEWVMQPNSNSTRHGWASQPSHSKSFRVSALLTNTFFGGLARSQTSIAADYTEARYVNLGYTYYQADADGNLRRNASGSRMRPTIPWWVVSGGAVNDPLPDLRSGRYLDTFTGNMNNANPDVAKYQYAIIDVMNPENAIPATPENPRGLNPDDASSGGINIRSRSYNRGGYALNYTQWGDGRLTSLFGLRYMNVFNHQWPSRPTTALVAEGKTWSFSAGLNYDLNRWLRAYALVSDTYNLPEMALNIMADPYGAPLPVSHSLGEEVGLKIGDDRNRVSGSISFYELQAEDEPYALRSEMMSLINPEGINGYSGEQRGRYIAIKKKSYGVQVSVVASPMKGWQTRLSAAFIRGTIGNDTQYNVLYNDKFHVTEDGRLTYGKNGPVVYVREASFSSTPGVAGQAGFVPLTVEKLSNPADLYYADPDPDNGHFRASGIQTLLQSDAGPARINTGEVGRPMSEYQLTGVTPLQAATTSLRGERTTGYPEVSLNLTNTYTLQRGPLKGLRLGLTVIGEWERNDFYYYENGYAEDAPRLLHKRPALVRANLLCSYTRRFGRLLWTSQLLVTNLFDRQQMLTRPDALWGFHERRPDNNAAIRRSAYETVAPRSITWTNTFKF; encoded by the coding sequence ATGAAACACTCCGCCCTCCCCGCGCTTCTCCTCGCCGCCATGGTTTTTTCCACGGACTGCCCCGCCCAGGCCGTCTCCGACAAAAGTGCGTCCGCCGGCACCGACGACGGCGAGATCGTGGAACTCAACGCTTTTGAGGTCACCGCCAGCGCCGACGATCGCTACGACGCCCTCAACTCCAACTCGATCACCAGCTTCAATGCCGAGCTCGGCAAGCTCCCCATCTCCGCCGACATCTTCACCGAGGCGTTCATGGAGGACGTGCTCAGCGTCTCCCTTGAGCAAATGCTCCGCGACTATTCCGCCGGCGCCGGCCTCGGCTCCGTCGCCGGCGACCCCGAAGGCGGCTCCGCGTTCCTGCCCATGGACCGCGCCGGCGGCGACAGCGTCTCCTCCGGCGTCACGCTGCGCGGCTTCGGCGCCGCCGCCGTCAAGCAGGACAACTTCATGCTCCCCTCGCCCATCGGCACCGGCATGAGCAACAAACTCGGCATCGAACGCGTCGAGGTCATCAACGGCCCGCAGGCATTGTTGTATGGAAACGGCGGCGGCGGCGGCGTCATCAATTACATATCCAAGCAGGCCCGTTTCAACAAACGCCCCGGTTCGACCATCCGATTCCGCATCAATGACGACGGCCAATACAGCGCCACGCTCGAACAGACGCTCGGCACCCGGCGTTTCGCGCTGGTTGCCTCCGTGCTCTCGGAAAAACTCGGCGACCACCGCCTCTGGATCGGAGGCCCGCTCACCGGCGCCTATATGCAGGCCGCCGTCCGCCTCGGCAACCACACCGTCATCCGGCTCACCGGCAAATACACGCACTTTGACCGGCTCCTCCCCGCCGGCCTGACTCTCAACCTCGGCAGCGCCGCCGCCGACGCCCGCCACGGTTTGTCCGTCCGCTACCTCATGACCACCGGCCAGATGGACGCGCCGACCGACCCCGCCGCCGCCGCCGGCGCCGGCACCATCGCCAATGGGCGCATCGACTGGGAAAATCTTGATTCCTACTGGGGCGCCAGCTACAGCGAAGAACGCACCGCCACCATGGTCTCCGCCATCGTCGAGACCAAATGGAGCAAATGGTTTTCCACCCAGCTTTCCGCCGGCTACCAGGACCGCGACAGCATCCTGTATGGCCGCGGCGGCAATCTCTTCGCCCCCGAGTCCGTCGCGTCGGGCAATCCCTCCAATCTGGATGAATGGGTGATGCAACCCAACTCCAACAGCACCCGCCACGGCTGGGCCAGCCAGCCTTCCCACTCCAAGTCCTTCCGTGTCTCCGCTCTCCTCACCAACACCTTCTTCGGCGGCCTCGCCCGCAGCCAGACCTCCATCGCCGCCGACTACACCGAGGCCCGCTACGTCAACCTCGGCTACACCTATTACCAAGCCGACGCCGACGGCAACCTCCGCCGCAACGCCTCCGGCTCCCGCATGAGGCCCACCATCCCCTGGTGGGTCGTCAGCGGCGGCGCCGTCAACGATCCGCTCCCCGACCTCCGCTCCGGGCGTTACCTCGACACGTTCACCGGCAACATGAACAACGCCAACCCCGACGTGGCCAAATACCAATACGCCATCATCGACGTCATGAACCCCGAAAACGCCATCCCCGCCACCCCCGAAAACCCCCGCGGCCTCAATCCCGACGACGCCAGCAGCGGCGGCATCAACATCCGCAGCCGATCCTACAACCGCGGCGGCTACGCCCTCAATTACACGCAATGGGGCGACGGACGCCTCACCTCGCTGTTCGGCCTCCGTTATATGAATGTGTTTAATCACCAGTGGCCCAGCCGCCCGACGACGGCGCTCGTCGCCGAGGGCAAGACCTGGAGCTTCTCCGCCGGGCTGAACTACGACCTCAACCGCTGGCTCCGCGCCTACGCCCTCGTTTCCGACACCTACAACCTCCCCGAAATGGCGCTCAACATCATGGCCGACCCCTACGGCGCCCCGCTTCCCGTCTCCCACTCCCTCGGCGAGGAGGTCGGCCTGAAAATCGGCGACGACCGCAACCGCGTCTCCGGCTCCATCTCCTTCTACGAATTGCAGGCCGAGGATGAACCCTACGCCCTGCGCAGCGAAATGATGAGCCTGATCAATCCCGAGGGCATCAACGGCTACTCCGGCGAACAGCGCGGGCGCTACATCGCGATCAAGAAAAAATCCTACGGCGTGCAAGTCTCCGTCGTCGCCTCCCCCATGAAAGGCTGGCAGACCCGCCTCTCCGCCGCCTTCATCCGCGGCACCATCGGCAACGACACCCAGTATAATGTTTTATATAACGACAAATTCCACGTCACCGAGGACGGACGCCTCACCTATGGCAAAAACGGCCCCGTCGTGTATGTCCGCGAGGCGTCTTTCAGCTCCACCCCCGGCGTCGCCGGGCAGGCCGGCTTCGTGCCGCTCACCGTCGAAAAACTCAGCAACCCCGCCGATTTGTATTACGCCGATCCCGACCCCGACAACGGCCACTTCCGCGCCAGCGGCATCCAGACCCTCCTGCAATCCGACGCCGGCCCCGCGCGCATCAACACCGGCGAGGTGGGCCGCCCCATGTCGGAATACCAGCTCACCGGCGTCACTCCCCTGCAAGCCGCCACCACCTCGCTCCGCGGCGAACGCACCACCGGCTACCCGGAGGTAAGCCTCAACCTGACCAACACCTACACCCTCCAGCGCGGCCCGCTCAAAGGCCTGCGCCTCGGCCTGACCGTCATCGGCGAGTGGGAGCGCAACGATTTTTATTATTATGAAAACGGCTACGCCGAGGATGCCCCCCGCCTCCTCCACAAGCGCCCCGCCCTCGTCCGCGCCAATCTCCTGTGCAGTTACACCCGCCGGTTCGGACGCCTCCTGTGGACCTCCCAGCTCCTCGTCACCAACCTCTTTGACCGGCAGCAAATGCTGACCCGCCCGGACGCCCTGTGGGGCTTTCACGAACGCCGCCCCGACAATAACGCCGCCATCCGCCGCTCCGCCTACGAAACCGTCGCCCCGCGCAGCATCACTTGGACCAACACGTTCAAGTTCTAG
- a CDS encoding TonB-dependent siderophore receptor gives MKTSPSPAFPRPKWRFLLTACTFAAGLCLAQERPAGPADEDVIEMSEFTVTSRPDDGYGASMAATGSRVAEKIQNLPYAIEVITMEFIEDLGFTDLEEDFAYASSFGGFDSGSGNINMRGTGVGKQLRNGFLRIGVVNRANIERIEIIKGPSAAVYGECLPAGLVNIVTKKPKLKKTAKLATRVGSNNLFGFDAEVTGPLTMHPSGKTSFIIDASYFRTDYDQPYADLRSRLLSAAVQHKFSQNTSLLIEAEFTDRLAHLTAPVPAVRHGGRTGLGAATYPRLATEVAGFNWYGPNELSWRSLVTYNATFEHRFNRVLSLRVAGNWFKRNVNGQSNNVSGGVNPFYDESSLNGSGVETTPNPGMITNRLPGISSGDESGYGAQADLLAHYWLARGALENRTLFTIDYSSYNRTNPQWRMAAADANASGFGRVLDPENPNYFWPSPDEYLYSLYRWDDCTTEVYGMFLRHQTAAWGGRFIIAGGIRYDYMKQDLRREKEVRDEDPTNDFYGVRSWKLDVDNFTPNIGINFDVVEGVRGYANYARSFFVNSQTNSYVPDRDITSIENETGFGLDYGVKVDVFDNRLRFTFGGFYIVRRGVQATDDNGDTRRIGEIFSRGLEFDATYRLDNPRFTTNLRFGYGYTNAKYTDKGNDYDALNRPMAGIPQHNAYLAWTQVWKRGFLRGFRTTLGVTYTGESYPWSDRGGISTTLPNGKTYVLSHSGFRDIKIGDYFSTRASIAYKWRVGKWQHEVSATAANLLNQDVIQRNRQVMPEFNLSLAYTIKL, from the coding sequence ATGAAAACATCCCCATCCCCGGCGTTTCCCCGTCCCAAGTGGCGATTCCTCCTGACCGCATGCACCTTTGCCGCGGGCTTGTGCCTGGCCCAAGAGCGCCCGGCCGGGCCTGCCGATGAGGATGTCATCGAGATGTCCGAATTCACCGTCACCTCGCGGCCGGACGACGGCTACGGCGCCTCGATGGCCGCCACCGGCTCGCGCGTGGCCGAGAAAATCCAGAACCTGCCCTACGCGATCGAGGTGATCACGATGGAATTCATCGAGGATCTGGGTTTCACGGACCTCGAAGAGGATTTTGCCTACGCCAGTTCGTTCGGGGGGTTTGATTCCGGCAGCGGCAATATCAACATGCGCGGCACCGGCGTCGGGAAACAATTGCGCAACGGCTTCCTCCGCATCGGCGTGGTCAATCGCGCCAACATCGAGCGCATCGAAATCATCAAGGGCCCGTCGGCGGCCGTTTATGGCGAGTGCCTGCCCGCCGGCCTGGTCAACATTGTCACCAAAAAACCGAAGCTGAAAAAGACCGCGAAGCTGGCCACCCGTGTGGGCTCGAACAATCTTTTCGGCTTCGACGCCGAGGTCACGGGGCCGCTGACCATGCATCCGTCCGGCAAGACCTCGTTCATCATCGACGCCTCGTATTTCAGGACCGATTACGACCAGCCTTACGCCGACCTCCGCTCGCGGCTTCTCTCCGCCGCGGTGCAGCACAAATTTTCCCAAAACACCAGCCTGCTCATCGAGGCGGAGTTCACCGATCGCCTGGCACACCTCACGGCGCCGGTGCCGGCGGTGCGTCATGGCGGCAGGACCGGCCTCGGCGCGGCCACTTACCCGCGCCTCGCCACCGAGGTGGCGGGCTTCAACTGGTATGGGCCGAACGAGCTGAGCTGGCGCAGCCTCGTCACCTACAACGCCACCTTCGAGCACCGCTTCAACCGGGTGCTGTCCCTGCGCGTCGCGGGCAACTGGTTCAAGCGCAATGTGAATGGCCAGTCGAACAACGTCTCCGGCGGCGTGAACCCCTTTTATGATGAGTCGTCCCTGAATGGCTCCGGCGTGGAGACCACGCCCAACCCGGGCATGATCACCAACCGCCTTCCCGGCATCAGCTCCGGCGACGAGTCCGGCTACGGCGCGCAGGCCGACCTGCTCGCCCATTACTGGCTGGCCCGTGGCGCGCTCGAAAACCGCACCCTGTTCACGATTGATTATTCAAGTTACAACCGCACCAACCCCCAGTGGCGGATGGCCGCCGCCGACGCCAACGCGAGTGGTTTCGGCCGGGTGCTCGATCCGGAAAATCCCAACTATTTCTGGCCCTCGCCGGATGAATATCTTTATTCCCTCTACCGCTGGGACGACTGCACCACCGAGGTTTACGGCATGTTCTTGCGGCACCAGACGGCGGCTTGGGGCGGACGCTTTATCATCGCGGGCGGCATCCGTTATGATTACATGAAGCAGGACCTGCGGCGTGAAAAGGAGGTCCGCGACGAGGACCCCACAAACGATTTCTACGGCGTCCGTTCGTGGAAGCTCGATGTCGATAATTTCACTCCCAACATCGGCATCAACTTCGACGTGGTCGAGGGCGTGCGCGGCTACGCCAACTACGCCAGGTCCTTTTTTGTTAACTCGCAAACCAACAGCTACGTCCCCGACCGCGACATCACCAGCATCGAGAACGAAACCGGCTTCGGGCTCGATTACGGCGTGAAGGTGGATGTTTTCGACAACCGGCTCAGGTTCACGTTTGGCGGTTTTTATATCGTCCGCCGCGGCGTGCAGGCCACCGATGACAACGGCGACACCCGCCGCATCGGCGAAATCTTTTCGCGCGGGCTGGAGTTCGACGCGACCTACCGCCTGGACAACCCGCGCTTCACTACCAACCTCCGCTTCGGCTACGGCTACACCAACGCCAAATACACCGACAAGGGCAACGACTACGACGCGCTCAACCGCCCCATGGCCGGCATCCCCCAGCACAACGCCTACCTCGCCTGGACCCAGGTATGGAAGCGCGGCTTCCTGCGGGGCTTCCGCACCACCCTGGGCGTCACCTACACCGGCGAATCCTATCCCTGGTCCGACCGCGGCGGCATCAGCACCACGCTGCCCAACGGGAAAACGTATGTCCTCTCCCATTCGGGTTTCCGGGATATTAAAATCGGCGATTATTTTTCCACCCGCGCCAGCATTGCCTACAAGTGGCGCGTCGGGAAATGGCAGCATGAGGTCAGCGCGACGGCGGCCAACCTGCTCAACCAAGACGTCATCCAGCGCAACCGCCAGGTGATGCCGGAGTTCAACCTCTCGCTGGCCTACACCATCAAGCTCTGA